Within the Solenopsis invicta isolate M01_SB chromosome 11, UNIL_Sinv_3.0, whole genome shotgun sequence genome, the region aaaaaaaataccAGCTTTTcctctaattaaataaaaaaggaatGTATAACTCCAAAAAATAAGGTTTCATATCCTTCAAACACATACAACAAAACTATATCAAAATAGTCCGAATAGTTtccaaaatggaaaatagtCCGAATAGTTtccaaaatggaaaatagtCCGAATAGTTTccgatatttttagaaaaaaaaaacggaattttttttcaaacatgaaaTTAGAAGGCCTATGTCATTCATAGCGTTTTTTGGTgcgaaataataaatgtttaatttttacaattttcaactcaAACTGCGCACCGCATATTTGTCGGACTTgaaatataagtaatattaatgctataatAAGAAGCATATATAATATCTCCCCTCCACggaaaaactataaattattttattgcaaaaaagtaACAGTTCAGCCACGGTTTGAATCTGGATCTCCTGAATTCTGTGCGGGCGTCCTACCATTTCAACCACTGAGACATGTAATGATATTTTCtcacaataattattataagttaaatGAATGTCCTTTTTCAAACGACGTATATTTATAaacgggagggtcccagatgcgcacggacccaatcggacaccaccaatcacgtaatctaatctaacccaaccaacggaaatactctaggcatcggccgctataattggtggtatCCAATTGGGtatgtgcgcatctgggaccctccctaTTAAACTTCCAGCTTTATGACTACATTTCAAGTCCAACAAATATGCGACATGCAGTTGGAAATtataaagattgtaaaaattaaaaattattattcggcatCAAGAACCGCTGATTGATGTAGGTTTTCTAGTCTCACATTTTAATTTCGTCAGACCGATATAACgtactatttttttcaaattcatcaaCTTGTATCTTTGAAACTAAGCTATTTCGGACGTTTATAATCGTATGAAGTTTTCGTCTTAAATTTGTGAGAAAAATTACCTCTTAAAATCTTTTAACgtacttgaaatttaattatttcgagtcagacattttttatagatttttggatGCTAAAAAGAATACTGCAAGCcaattttcaaataaagtttctgaaataattgagatttaatatacaacacattttttgtaatatttgaaaaaaggtCAACTTGAGgttatcttgaaaaatatttataaaattttatcaaaacgttttataaatatctttataattcttagattattttagtattttaaatagatcttaaaatatttcatacagtatttatcataaatttatgataaatattttatgttaaatatttatgatctgttcaatctaacactataaaaatatttataaaatattttgataaatattcatatttattataaatattgtatactgTCTGAGaatataatctaaaatattaaatattaaaaaataaattatttaaaaatatattataaaataaaaaaataaataatatctaattgCATTCATTGCATATAAGCTTTAAGAGCTGATAGATTgtacataatatattgtaacattttgAATTGTAAATATAGTGAGGTGCATGAATGAGTTCTTTACACCGAAGAAATTTCTTCGGTGTAGCTAGTGCAAAAGTTACAGCAATCTTAGCCAATTAGACGAACTGATAGAAACACATGATTAAATTGCTGGAGTTCCTACACCAAAAAAAACTCATTCATGtttttcactatacatttgcaaatacaattgtatttatatattgaagAGAATTAGGTAtcaataatattgcattttaaatctcaaaattaaatgtaagtttttttaacaatattttaaaaagatattttaagttctcaataataataagtataaatagtaataataattaagcaatAATATTGTAAGTATAAATTCTTGAAGGGATTCTACACGACTTGTGAAAAAAAGCGTTATCGGTCAATTGTTCGACTTTTCGTCAAGAATGCTGAAATTAtacaaacatattaaaaattggagaaaattaatcaataacttttttttcaaatcgtgCGGAGTCTTATAAtatggaaaaacaaaaaaaaaacctattgtgtaataagaaaaacatactcaagaaaattattctatcactaaattttatcacaattatgATTCGTAATTACATATGAATGATTGTGATTATGAGTGATGATTAACAAAATATCAATGACTGATGCAAAAaactttaaactaatttaatgattatttacatatttaaaaacatttctcaaTTGTATATTGTGcattttgatttaaacaaagataaacTAATACATGAAGACACTCGGGAGATATTTCCAAATGCAGCCTTGATGAGactctattaatttttatcattttttttcgctttttttatttgaattttacttgtatcattttttctgattaaaagctgatatatttaaaacataatcagcacatgaaacaaaattttaaaatttttatttgtgtcaCTTTTTTTTACAGGTATACGGCATCTACTATTGCTTTGTCTACTATTAATTTGTTGATTCCTTATATTGTATTAGGACAAAATCCTTTTTATAAAGAACAATCCTTATAGAAATTGGATTTCGGTGgaattctaaaaatttcatatGTTGATATATTGTGCAAGGTCCTTTTCGCTAGATGGAGATTTGTTCGATTTTTGACATGGcattattttgtaacatattaAGTTatcattttggaaaaatgcgaTTTCatagaacattttaaaatagatcATAAATTTCATTGGTGCATTCAATCAAATTTGGAAATAAGTGAAATTCAAGaacattttcgacattttacttttttattatagaaaaggTAAAAATACTATACAAACCAAAGAAAAACTTGGTTATATTTAGGCTCTAATTAGATAGCAGCTAATTGGTTTCTCCGATTTTAATGTCAAAGATGCATCTCACTCTGGTTAATCTATTATGGAAAATGTTGATAAAATCttccaaaaaaattgaaaatcgtCGTACGAGCAATTGTGACATAGCTAAGAGTTAAATATATCGATCATAAATCGTTTTAGAGCATTTGcataaaattagatataaaaaaaaacaatgtatgttacatgacttaaaaaatttaatggacCAAATTTACGTTTGTCAATCACTgctgaaataaaacaaaattaagccATTTCTAAAAAGATTGATAACGGGCAATGAAAAGTGGAACATACGACAATAATGTTCGAAAAAGAACGTGGAAAGCAAAGTGACACACTACAAACGATCACAAAGCCTGTTGTTTGATGCCAAAGAAAATAATGTTGTGTGTCTGGAATTAGAAGGGAATTGCCCACTGAACTGTTGCCAGGCAAAACGATTGATTCTGATCTCTAGTGCCAATATGATTGAAGCGATTCGTTTAGGAAAAGCTGTCAAAAATTAATCATAGAATAGAAAGAGCATTGTCTTCCTGACTACGCTAGACCACACACATCTTTGACGACTTGACAAAAATTGAGAGAGCTTGACTGGGAAAATTTTGATGCATCTACTATATAATACTGACTTTGTATCATCAGATTATCATTTGTTTCCGTCTTTGCAGAACTCTCTTAATGGAGTAATTTCAAAAGAGGCCTAAAAATCAGTTGTCTTAGTTTTTTTACCTAAACATCCTGGAAATTCTACACTGGTAGAATAATATGGCTCTACCCGAAAAAATTGTAGATTATCAATCAAAACGGAACatatttagtttaataaaagatttataaacaaattaaaaaaatgttttaattatgctTCAATTTGTAAAAAGACTTTTTCCATAACCCAAACgtcatttcataaaatatatggTATAAATATTATGGAAGTTTATTTGACTAGATCAATTCTCTCCGACTGAATAAAGTGTATCTAAATTATTACAGTTCATAAATGGCGCTAGTAACCTTCTTgtgttaaaatatgaaataaaaatattaagaaaaacagATTTAGGAAGctataaacatgtaaataatctaatatagtaataatatactattgtgtaaattatgcaatttacaaaaaaactcatagatttattttatttattatttttgttcaagaAAATCGCGTAGATACAACAccacattttaattttgtttgtaccATAAAATaccaattataattacatttgaatcaaataatttttctctcatgtttttaaaatatttttcacatacaAATTGTTTGCATGCTGTAATTGTTTTACTTTGACATggctttttgtcattttttctaAAGCACATAATTTagtatactaaaaaaaaatattttttcactatTCAACTTGTACCCTGAGATACAATCATGCATAATAATcgaactttaaaaattaataaaataccaaatctgtcaaatttaaatcattctttaaaaaagattaatgcAAAATGTTGATACAagaagattaataattattaacaccATCTCTTGAATAGTATTTTTTGATGACACGTTGGGAttactttttacatactttttttatattgagaATATAACTTTGGATTGAATCGAAGATGACTGGACTAGTTtctcaaaaaaatttacttcaagtatttaaacatttattttaaaataattgttttagttGAAATGTGATTTGTTATCTTTTGTTATATGAAGTTTCGTTATATATTATGTTCTGTTGTAtgaaattcacatttatttattttaaaaggtattggttaacaataaataaattcattaaatcaaacaaatattatctataatcaatggtttctaaaaatatttcttgtcatCTTTGCAGCCGTACTGTTTTTAAACATGGTTGGCCATACCTTCTTATGGCCTCTTCAATAAAGGCGTTTTCCATTTGCCTTACAATCTCCTTGaagaataaatttgataaatgagAATAAATGGCAGATTTGAATTCAAAGGACAAGGAGAAATCAATCACGCATGTCTCAGGATTGTTTTTCAGTCCAGGACTGAACAACCACAGGGTATCCAAATGATCGAACAATCTGCCATCTTTACATTCAGCTTTAACTATTCTTGGATACGTCATAGTTACCGTGGAAGTATAATTTTCGTTTATAGGTGGGAATCCAATTACTAAATTGGCTTTCAGGAAGTCATTGGTTTTGAAAGTAATTTCCGATTTCTTgcaaaaaggtaaaaaattcttataattttctacATCAGCAACCACGTAGTACATTTTCTCCATTGAGAAgctaaaaaacagaaaatttttgttactttaagttacttttacattttgcaTTGA harbors:
- the LOC105196603 gene encoding coenzyme Q-binding protein COQ10 homolog B, mitochondrial isoform X1, whose protein sequence is MITFVTMLSSIIKVNHRMVHALNLAQLPWKHDSSKQNLWRMYRTQVNHKTKEYEGRKLVGFSMEKMYYVVADVENYKNFLPFCKKSEITFKTNDFLKANLVIGFPPINENYTSTVTMTYPRIVKAECKDGRLFDHLDTLWLFSPGLKNNPETCVIDFSLSFEFKSAIYSHLSNLFFKEIVRQMENAFIEEAIRRYGQPCLKTVRLQR
- the LOC105196603 gene encoding coenzyme Q-binding protein COQ10 homolog B, mitochondrial isoform X4, translating into MKAENYFSMEKMYYVVADVENYKNFLPFCKKSEITFKTNDFLKANLVIGFPPINENYTSTVTMTYPRIVKAECKDGRLFDHLDTLWLFSPGLKNNPETCVIDFSLSFEFKSAIYSHLSNLFFKEIVRQMENAFIEEAIRRYGQPCLKTVRLQR
- the LOC105196603 gene encoding coenzyme Q-binding protein COQ10 homolog B, mitochondrial isoform X3; protein product: MYRTQVNHKTKEYEGRKLVGFSMEKMYYVVADVENYKNFLPFCKKSEITFKTNDFLKANLVIGFPPINENYTSTVTMTYPRIVKAECKDGRLFDHLDTLWLFSPGLKNNPETCVIDFSLSFEFKSAIYSHLSNLFFKEIVRQMENAFIEEAIRRYGQPCLKTVRLQR
- the LOC105196603 gene encoding coenzyme Q-binding protein COQ10 homolog B, mitochondrial isoform X2: MHRHALNLAQLPWKHDSSKQNLWRMYRTQVNHKTKEYEGRKLVGFSMEKMYYVVADVENYKNFLPFCKKSEITFKTNDFLKANLVIGFPPINENYTSTVTMTYPRIVKAECKDGRLFDHLDTLWLFSPGLKNNPETCVIDFSLSFEFKSAIYSHLSNLFFKEIVRQMENAFIEEAIRRYGQPCLKTVRLQR